The genomic interval AGTATTTCTACTGGATCTTCATTATCAAAATTGATTGTTTCAGCACCCAAATCTCTGGTTTTGTTTAAACGATTAGGCCAGTGATCTATACAAAATACTCGAGCTGCACCTCTTAGGAAAGAGCTCATTACCGCAAAGTAACCCACAGGTCCTGCACCAAAAACTGCAACATCATCACCTGGTTGCACATTAGCCATGTCAGCTCCAAAATACCCAGTTGGCAGAATATCACTCAAAAACAAAACTTGTTCATCCTTGGAAATACTATCTGGTATTTTGAGAGTAGCTCCTGTGTTTGCAAATGGTACGCGAACATACTCTGCTTGTCCACCATCATATCCGCCAAGAAGCTGAGTAAAGCCATAGGCAGCACCAATATCACTTTTAGGATTCGATCGAATACATTGCGACCAAAATCCCTTATTACAAAACTCACAATGACCACAACTAATGTTAAAAGGAATAACAACTCTATCCCCAACCTTGACTTCATGAACAGAAGGTCCAGCCTCTTCGACAATTCCCATAAATTCATGACCCAAAGTTTGACCAGGTTGCATTCCCAATACATTCCCATGATAAAGATGTAAATCAGATCCGCAAATGGCAGTTGAAGTTACCCTTAATACGATATCATCTTTGTTCTGAATCTGTGGTTTTGGTTTATCATCAATCCTAACATCCATCGGCCCATGATATACTAATGATTTCATGTCGAAGAAGACGTTGCTATGGCTGATTGTATCTGTGGCCACAGTTGTGCTAGCATGCCAGGCGAGTTAGTTTTAATCCAATCCACCATTGCTTGTTCATCTTTTAGATTTAATGAAAGAGGTTCTATTGAATTCATAAATACTCCTCCAGCCATTTGGGCCTTCATTATTAGTGCAAGGTAACAGCTAACTTCAGCATTTTCAACAATCATATCATGCTCAGATTTTTTTAATTCCCATTCTTGTTTAGTCGTTGAACTGTCCATTATCTCTTGCATTTTTTTTTTGGATATGATGGTAAGGGCAAACCCAATTTTTCGTTTGTAGTATTTCCCCCTAGATCTGTTATTAGTTTTTGTAACCTTTCTTGATGTTGCTTGCTTTCCTCTAAATGGTGTTCTAATTGTTGTCGGGCTTCAGGTATGCTAACCTCTTTAATTCTAACTTGTAATCGTTCTACACCTGCATTCTCCATTGCTAAGGCGCCATTTAACTCAAAAATGAATTTCTGCATCACAATTTCATTTGGGTTGATTTTTTGCACACGAAATAATTCATAACAAACCATTTAAAGACTGACCTTCATACAAATTATTCAAATTCAAGTATTTTTCGCATTCTTGGAATTTTTAATTATGCGTTTTAGTATATTGAAGAGTGTACGGAATACGAATGAAAGGTATATTCATAATATTACCTTCATAATCTTGTTTGGCTTACACAATATTACAAAGTATCCAAATTATGAATAAGAATAGGGAAGGTTATTGCCCATTAGTTTTTGCTTTGCTTTTTGACGACCAAAAGGTTTGCTTAAGCTGTTTCCATTTTTGATAATCTTTCAGGATTTGTTTATGATCAAACCCCAAATCGATATGGCAAACTAATAGACCAGCTGTATGATTAGATTAAGATCTTTTAGAGTCGTTTGGATATTAAATCCCAGGATAAGAGATCTTGCTCAATCAAGGCTCTAAAAACTAATGTTATTTATTTTTGAATCAGATTTCAGATTATACGTGCTTTACTCTTATTAGTGTCCTCATAGTTTCCTCACATAGAAAGTTAACGGTCGACATTTCTATCGAGTCAGCCGTTCATAGTGTTTAACTAATAAGCACACCTAACCTGCTAAATATATTATTGTCCCATACGGTAGCCTCGGCCATCAAAAAAGATTTCAATATAAAATATTAAAAGCAAAACGACATGCAATTAAGAGACCTAAGTATTTTTTACCAATTATGGTACTATTGTGTCAATTCTATTTAAGGAATGTTATACATAAAGAGTTATGAGTTCAAATATTGATTGGAATGATGTGATAAAAAAGGAAGCAAAAGGTAACAACGATTTTGACCTCGGAGAAGTACAAGAAGTTTCTAATGGTCTAGTCCTGACTCAGAGGGGTATAGGAAACAAGGAGATTTTTAGCATCCCTCAGTATAAGGTAGAAAGTTATGATGGCAAAGCTTTAAGATTTGCTGTTTCAGAGGATGAGGTACTAAATAAGTTTATGAAAAGATTTGATTCAGATTCAACAAGATCTTAAATGACGTAATATCGAAATTATTTCAAACAATATCTTGAAGGTCAAATGGATTATCCTAACCATAGAATCACCTTCGTAATTGTTCCATACCTTGATTTTATTTCATCGACCATAATTTCGAACTGCTTAAAATGAATACATTTCAATTTTGTAGGATCAAATCAAAGGATGCAAATCAATCACAGTATAAAAACTATTAGAACCCAGTACCATTATGACTAACTTTTCGACAGACATAATAGAATGTCTATCTTCTTGGACTCAGCAGTTACAAAACTGTAATGGCGATTCCAAATGTATTCAACAATGTGGTATTGATCTGAGAAAAAGACTGGATGAAATTTTTCCTTCATCCACTAAATTAGAATTTGATAATGACAAAATCAGTTATATTTTTTCTACGATATTTTTCTTATCTAATAGATTAAATAAAGCACTAATTGGACTGGCTGAAACTGACAAGGCCATTACTAATTTCGTAACACAAACGCAGACGACTATAGAACATGAAAATACTGAAAAAGAAAGAAAAGAATTTCAGAACACATTAGACGAGGTACTTTCGGACTATTACTAAATAGTATTATACTAGACTCTTTTAAACGAGATACACCAACTGCTTATCCGTCATACCTATTATTTAGTATCGCCATACTAAAACTGAATATTTCATGCACTGGTGTTTATACAAGTATGAATCATGCATACCAGGGTTTTATATAAACAACAAACTATTTGTATAAAGCATTTCCTTTGATTGATGTAAAACTAGGAGATTTTCAAATTGACAAACAAACCGAAAATAAGCAAAGAGATTCATTTAAAGAATCGACCATCTGGGTACGTAGATGTAAAAGATTTTAAGATTGTCGTTGTGGATGTTCCAGAACTGAAAGAAGAAGGAGAGTTTTTAGTTCGAAACATCTGGATGTCCATTGACCCTTTTTTGAGAATTTACATGGTGAAAGGAAAAAATCGAGCATTGTCACCTTTTGAGCTAGATAGGGTAATTGATGGCGGGTGTATAGGGCAAATAGTAGAATCCAAAAGTCAAAAGTTCAAAGTGGGAGAGTATGTTAAGGCAAATTTTGGATGGAGAGAATACTGGCGGTCTAAAGAAAATGATGTTGAAAAAGATGCTATTTCAAAAATTGATTCCTCAATTGCACCGTTACAAAATTTTCTAGGAATGCTTGGGATTACAGGGCTTACAGCCTATGTTGGGTTATTTAAGATAGGTAACCTTCGAGAAAATCAAGAAACTATATTTGTTTCCTCAGCGGCTGGAGGAGTAGGGTCCATTGTATGCCAATTAGCAAAAATAAAAGGCTGTCAAGTTATTGGCAGCTGTGGAAGCGATGAGAAAGCAAGATACCTTTTAGAGGAAATTGGAATAGATCACGGCATCAATTATAAGAAACTGGCAGTTGGTAATATTTCTTCTGAATTGAGTAGAGTATGTCCAAATGGGATTGATATTTACTTTGATAACGTCGGTGGTGAACATTTAGAAGCAGCAATCGATAACATGAATATTTTTGGAAGAATAGTATTGTGTGGAACAACTTCTCAATACAATGACGTTGCTCAATCCACCTCATCTGTTGAACCTGACAGACATATTCAAAAATCATTTCATCATGGGCCTTCAAACCTTTCATTGGCTGTTTCAAATAGGTTAAGGCTTCAAGGGTTCATCTGGAGTGATCATTATGATATACTAGATGAATTTAATTTGAAGATGTCAAAATGGATTAGCGATGGTAAGGTAAAACTAAAAGAAAGTATTTTTGAAGGATTGGAAAGTGCACCTAATGCCTTTGTCAACTTATTTAATGGACAAATTATGGACAGGGCCCTTGTAAGAATAAGTCCAGAGTAATACGATTCTATTTATTTGTATGAGCGCATTTGGGCTATACAATTTCAGTTTATGACAAATCCACTTGCTGCCAAGATAATTCTACAAGTTTTTTGAGAAATTGATTGTCGTAAAATTTAATTTATAATTTTAGTCTGTTCAGTTTGGCGTTTTAGGATCATCCTCATACTTTCAGTATTACCTAGAGTCACAGACCGCGCGTATATGCTTCCAAATGATAGGAATATCTTTCTTGAGAGCGAGAGAAGGACTTATAGCCCAATGATGGTAAAGCATGCAAGGGTATTCCTTATTTATAATAGGAATTACTAAACCAAAATCGTGAAAAATCTTCGTACAAATCCTCCTGAGGGATCGGAAAGTCGCTCGCTATAACTGTAGTGATTAATTCCTTGTTATTCATCAGTAGTTTAAATATATCATGCTCGGTAACGATACCTCCAAGTGTATTATCGTCTAGAATAATTACTCTTCTTATCTTTCGCTCATACATCAATTTCATTGCATCTAAAACGGATGCATTTTTTGAGAGTGTAATTAATGGGTAACTCATGAGTTTTCTGATAGGAACTTGCAGGTCCGATAAAGAAAATGTGCTAACTATTCTGACAATGTCCCTCTCGGTAATGATGCCTACCGGATTTTTACTATCATTGTTATCAATTACGACAACAGAACCTATATTATTGTCTATCATAACCTTTGAAGTATCAAAAATATTTTGTTCTTGATCAATTACTTTAACATCTTTAGTAATTACATCTGAAATACTAATTGATTCTAAACCCATTAGTTTTCTTTTTCTACTTCCTTTTATATTAAACTATACGACAAAATATATGGAGAATCAGACGTATAAATAATAAGGTTGTATGTCTCTAAATTATCCCCTTATTAATGGAATCGTAGTGCTATGCTCAAAATAATTAGGCTGCATGAATAAATTTATGAAATGATAGATGAGATACATAGACTTTAAATCTCGTACAGAGATGTTTACAAGATATGAGTTATAATAAATTAACACCAGAGGAGGAGAAAATAATTGTTAACAAGGCAACGGAAGCTCCTTTTATTGGTAAGTATGACAATTTTTACGAAGATGGAATATTTATCTGTCGAAGATGCAACAGCCCCCTTTTTTCATCTAAAAGCAAGTTTGATTCTGGATGTGGATGGCCAAGCTTTGATGAAAGCTTTCAAAATGCAATAAGGCGTGTACCTGATCCCGATGGAATAAGAACGGAAATAGAATGCGAAAATTGTGGTGCGCATTTGGGACATGAATTCATAGGGGAACGCTTGACAGAAAAAAACACTCGAGAGTGTGTCAATTCATTGTCCTTGCACTTTATCCCAAAAGGAAATCAGTTACCCAAAATAATTCATGAGTAATCATCCCAATTAATATAGATAATCATAAATGGATACTTGTGCTTGGCATATGAGATCTTGAGGACTCGAAAAATCAAATCTATTTTGATTAATCATTTGAGTGAAATAGGAAAATCCTTTACATGTAAGTATATGATGAATATATTAAATCATTCCAAAAATCTAATTCTTTTTTAGTTTACTGATCTTGTATTTGTTTTGAACAAAGCCAAATTCATAAACAGTAGTTTTCAAATGATCTAGATGTAAATCCTTGGGTAATAACTTGCTGAATGATATTCCCCTTCCAATAATAATTGGTACTATAGTAACAGTAATTTCATCAACCAATCCAGCTGACAAAAATTCTTGTATTACTAGTCCTCCATCAATATATATATGATCAATTGATTGGTCAGATAGCTCTTTGATCAGCTTTGTAGGATTTAAGGTATTAGAAGTAGTTGCAATTCTCTTTAATTTTTCCGGGATTTCAAGATTTCTTTTTGAGGTCAATACAATAAGCTTTTTGTCCTCGTAGGTCCAGTTTTCTAAAGCTTGAACCTGTTCGAATGTTTTCCTCCCCATAACGATTAGGTCAACAGACTCTAAGAATCTATGAAATCCGAAATCCTCTCCTGGTGTTACATTCTTGTTAGCATCATCCAACCAACCTATATCCCCATCCTCTCTTGCAATAAACCCGTCTAAACTACTTCCAATATAGACCGAAACCTTTACCATATTAATTATTTATTTATGGTTTTTCTTATAAGATATAAGAATATCCTTATGGATTAAAACCTAAATTCGTCTATCAGATTCTAAATTCTTTAATACAAAAAAATCAAAAATTACAAAAAAAAGAATTTGAGTTCTTATTGTTGACCTGCTGCGTTGTTACCGTCATTTAAGTTAAATGACAAAGCAACGTTGTTACATGATGCTAGTGTGTTGTTACCAGAATCACATAATGCATCTTGTCCAGTTAACGTTTCCTGCCCAATTCCCTGAGTTGAATTGTTAGACTTCTCGGATTTTTTTGCAAATGTATTTTGATCTCCAATAACAGCGGTCAAAGAACCTACCACTAATAGAGTAGTTGCAAAAATAGTCATCAATGTAAGAACCTTTGATGTATTTTTTATTGTAGTCATAATGATTACATCCACAATTAAGATTATCAATATTTACCTTGTCAAGCTCTAAACTGCAATAATTTACTGAAACTTATTCCTAGGAAAAAATAGTTGCTGGATAATATTTTATACTACAAGAAATAAACGAATCTTAGGCATTACAATCGCAATATATTCATTCTATAAATATGGGGTTAACTATCAATAGATTACTAATTTATATAGTAACATTGTGACTTTATCAAATAACCAAATTATCTTACTATCTATTTTTTGTAAAAAATACACTTTCCAAGCTTAGAAACGTATGTCAACTATATATCTAAAATTCATTAATAGTAATTGTGAAAGCTAACGTTACTACTAGTACTATTAGCACAATTGTAATAATGACCCTTCTTATGGCAGGGTTTCAATCTTCAGTATTTGCTCAAAGTTCAGGTTCAAGCTCAAGCTTAGGCTCAAATTCAATGAACTCACGTTTAGGAGATGCGGAAGAGAGAATAAGCCAGAATTTGGAAGAGGCACAACAGAGGATAGGAGAAGAAGACATTGGTGATATACAAAGCTTTATGGATTTAGATGTATCCCAAATCCTTGAAAGGTTCAAAGATATTATTCCTTTTCCAGGAGATAACCTCCTGGGAGGAATCCCCGGCCAGATAGGTGTATTGGTTTACACACATGGTATGGGTACGCCTGGAAGTCATGATCCAGAAAAGACAGAACCCATAAAAGAGGCACTTGAAAGACTAGGATATCCAACTGAAATAATAACACACATGCCATACAATTGGGATGAAGGTTTACAAAAACTAGATGAACAAGGAGTAAAATATGTAATCTTTCTGTATACTGACCTCTTTGGACCAGAATCAACCGTCATTCATAATGTTACAAGAGGAATATTTGGTGGAATTGAAGAGTATAAATACTGTCCAGGCGTTCCAATGGGTCCAAACAACTGTTTGTACATGGGAATGCTAACAACACCGGCTAGTGAAACAAGTGATGCTACTCTAATTTTCTCAAGACCAGCCAGTCCAGATGACAGGATATTAAGAGAAATATTTGTCAAAATAGCCCAAGAATCTAATTCAGAAAATAATGGAAATCCTGCTGACGAGATATTTGTAATGATAGGTCATGGAGCAAGATCTGATCTAAATGATATGGCTCAAACAGAGGAACTTACAAATGCTGCTAAACATGTTCAACAAAAAATGGGATATGCTGATGCATTTGGAGTTACAGCCAGAGAAGACTGGCCCGACTTGATGGAAATTGCGGTGCCAGCTGCAGTTGACCAAATAGAAGATTCATTAGCAGCAAACAATGCTGAAAGGGTTGTGCTTGTTCCTGCAACTGGAGGAATGGGATTTGATGCAGTCAAGGGAGAACTAGACAACAGAGGAATATCCTATGTTGAAACCCAGTCTACGATACCCATAGGAACAGATGAATTTGTACTCTGGGCTCAAAAGAATGTACTTGGAACTACAGCCTTTATCATAAAGGAGAACCCAACAGAAAATACCATAACACCTAACTGGAACTAGCATTTAGATAAGAATAAAATCTTATCTAATTTTAGACATCCAACCTTCATTTGATGGTGATTATATTATCAATTGTAGGTTAATGTTTCTACTATTGAATATTGTAAAACACTTGATTTCTTATGGGATAAAATTTTAAAACAGTATATGAGAACTAAACAAATAATGGTAAATATATTATTTTGAGGCTTATTAGCATGTTACCAAATATTAGATACAATTATCTTGCATGAATAATAAAGCTAAACAATGGTGTAATATCACATTTCCTCCAGGAATTGGAAAAAAAGAGTTTCATAAAAGCAGTCAGATGCTCAAATGGTAAAATTACCCGATACTATCCCTCATCAATTTCGAGTGAATATTATCTAATTATTGGATACTTCAAAAGTGAAACAGCTAGAAATATAATTCTCTTCTTATATTTTAACAATAGCAATAATTTTGAGGAAATTAGACTCCATATAAAAAGAGCAATATCAACGACCTCATGGAATCTTAAGAGACTTGTTGAGGACAACGTCATTGTAAAGTCAAGAAATAAGAAACAACATTGTTATTCTATCAGTAACCCCATCTTAGTGGCTAGAGTTTTAGAATATTCTAACAATTTGCTTATGGATGGATATATCGATATTGACAAATAACACATACAAATCTAAACCATTTTGATTCAATTGTGCTCATAAAAAAAAGTGAGAACATCTAAACTCCTTCTGTTAACCTAAATTTGGAATTAAATCGACTAAGATACAGTATGATTGTTTGAAATCGAGGTAGTGTTTTGTTCATTCATTGAAGAAACCATCATTTGAGCGCTTTGAAGATGCTTCTTTGCTCCTTCAGTGTTATTGCTGTTTAGCTCATCCATCACCAGATCCAAATGCGTTTGCAATTTTTGAGTCTTTTGTGAATCAGCATATACGGTATTACCAAATCCAGTAGTCATTACTACTATAGACAATGATATTAATGAGATGAAATATTTTGTATTATTTTCCATCAAAATCAAATGTTGATAATTTGATATAATGATTATCTTGATTCTAATTCTGGAGAATATCTAGATTTTGATGACAAGAACACCATTACATGATCTCATCTATCAATTGTTCAGTTAGATAAATAATCGACCAATGTATTTGTAACCATTGCCAGGGCACAATATTGATAAATGTAAAAATAGAAAATAAATTTTGAGGGTATCTGCTATTATTTTGTCTCATATAATCAACGGGTTACTATCACTTGATCAACTAGTCCATGAACTATACCAACGTACTTTTGAAAAGACACAAAAAAATATGAATTGATAGCTCATTTCTCCAGGAATTTTTACAAAATATACATATGCTAATCTCATTCTAGCTCTCCATACACGGTCCCTCTTGAAATATAGACAGTTAACGATTCTGCGAATTCAAATTTGGATCTAGTCATTAGCTCAAATTGAATTTATGTGGATCAAGGGTTATTTTTGGGTATTCAGGTTTCATAGACTCTAAAGTCCTATACAAAATTTTTGAAACAGCCCAATTACGAAAATATTTGACATTTGAAGGAATGATAAACCAGGGAGCCCATTTCTTGTTTGTTTGATTGAATATATCATTATAGGCGTCCATATATTTTTGATAGTTTTTGTGACCTATTATGTCACCCTCGGAAATTTTCCATTGTTTGTTAGGGTCCTGTATTCTTGCTAATAGTCTCTTTTTCTGCTCCGGTTTGCTAATATACAAAAATAACTTTAAGATAAAAATATCATTTTCTGACAAATATCTTTCGAATTCATTTATTTGTCTGTATCTTTGTTTTAGTACCTTTCGAGAAATGGATCCTAATACTACTGGTTCAGTAATATCTTCATAATGTGAACGGTTGAAAATGCAGATCTGTCCTTTCGCCGGAATAGCTTTGTGAATTCGCCAAAAATAATCATGAGACAATTCTTCATCATTTGGAATCTTGAAAGATTTTATATAACAATTTTGTGGATTCAGGGCTTTCATTACGTGCTTGACTGTACCATCTTTTCCGGAAGCATCAATCCCCTGTAATACTACCAACAATGATTTTCTGTTTTCAGCATATAACTTGT from Candidatus Nitrosocosmicus hydrocola carries:
- a CDS encoding alcohol dehydrogenase catalytic domain-containing protein; its protein translation is MDVRIDDKPKPQIQNKDDIVLRVTSTAICGSDLHLYHGNVLGMQPGQTLGHEFMGIVEEAGPSVHEVKVGDRVVIPFNISCGHCEFCNKGFWSQCIRSNPKSDIGAAYGFTQLLGGYDGGQAEYVRVPFANTGATLKIPDSISKDEQVLFLSDILPTGYFGADMANVQPGDDVAVFGAGPVGYFAVMSSFLRGAARVFCIDHWPNRLNKTRDLGAETINFDNEDPVEILKKETNKKGTICIDAVGYEAVGHMAGNICGREGNLLKVNKDESDKNNIQNGPFHSHENVSNPGYDPANPLQVITWIAQVAKKNSIVSIPGVYGSAYDQFPLGMFFNRNIQIHMGQCPVKKYNEQLLHLIETKRIDTTQIISHNTKLEDAPKAHEMFNNNKDEATKIVLKP
- a CDS encoding DUF892 family protein, which encodes MQKINPNEIVMQKFIFELNGALAMENAGVERLQVRIKEVSIPEARQQLEHHLEESKQHQERLQKLITDLGGNTTNEKLGLPLPSYPKKKCKR
- a CDS encoding NADP-dependent oxidoreductase gives rise to the protein MTNKPKISKEIHLKNRPSGYVDVKDFKIVVVDVPELKEEGEFLVRNIWMSIDPFLRIYMVKGKNRALSPFELDRVIDGGCIGQIVESKSQKFKVGEYVKANFGWREYWRSKENDVEKDAISKIDSSIAPLQNFLGMLGITGLTAYVGLFKIGNLRENQETIFVSSAAGGVGSIVCQLAKIKGCQVIGSCGSDEKARYLLEEIGIDHGINYKKLAVGNISSELSRVCPNGIDIYFDNVGGEHLEAAIDNMNIFGRIVLCGTTSQYNDVAQSTSSVEPDRHIQKSFHHGPSNLSLAVSNRLRLQGFIWSDHYDILDEFNLKMSKWISDGKVKLKESIFEGLESAPNAFVNLFNGQIMDRALVRISPE
- a CDS encoding cyclic nucleotide-binding/CBS domain-containing protein codes for the protein MGLESISISDVITKDVKVIDQEQNIFDTSKVMIDNNIGSVVVIDNNDSKNPVGIITERDIVRIVSTFSLSDLQVPIRKLMSYPLITLSKNASVLDAMKLMYERKIRRVIILDDNTLGGIVTEHDIFKLLMNNKELITTVIASDFPIPQEDLYEDFSRFWFSNSYYK
- a CDS encoding methionine-R-sulfoxide reductase produces the protein MSYNKLTPEEEKIIVNKATEAPFIGKYDNFYEDGIFICRRCNSPLFSSKSKFDSGCGWPSFDESFQNAIRRVPDPDGIRTEIECENCGAHLGHEFIGERLTEKNTRECVNSLSLHFIPKGNQLPKIIHE
- a CDS encoding dihydrofolate reductase family protein, whose translation is MVKVSVYIGSSLDGFIAREDGDIGWLDDANKNVTPGEDFGFHRFLESVDLIVMGRKTFEQVQALENWTYEDKKLIVLTSKRNLEIPEKLKRIATTSNTLNPTKLIKELSDQSIDHIYIDGGLVIQEFLSAGLVDEITVTIVPIIIGRGISFSKLLPKDLHLDHLKTTVYEFGFVQNKYKISKLKKN
- a CDS encoding PPK2 family polyphosphate kinase, whose protein sequence is MDPFTTFQINHRHQTQKKLNLDRWDLDLSGAHSKKTLENELIGISDSLSTLQYKLYAENRKSLLVVLQGIDASGKDGTVKHVMKALNPQNCYIKSFKIPNDEELSHDYFWRIHKAIPAKGQICIFNRSHYEDITEPVVLGSISRKVLKQRYRQINEFERYLSENDIFILKLFLYISKPEQKKRLLARIQDPNKQWKISEGDIIGHKNYQKYMDAYNDIFNQTNKKWAPWFIIPSNVKYFRNWAVSKILYRTLESMKPEYPKITLDPHKFNLS